The Aureispira anguillae genome contains a region encoding:
- a CDS encoding RHS repeat domain-containing protein codes for METFVLKKGKRCSSAEVAYHGHALKDHLGNSRVFFSDMDGDGVVEVAQHSNTNELLQQEHFYPFGMGIKGEWKFMQPQIGGANKYQYNGIEMNDDFGLNWNMAFYRSYDASIGRWNGVDPLSNKYYSMSPYNGMGNNPIMNTDPKGDSIINFYQSYQQYASLKKDLKSNIANAKTSQERKAARKELKNNQDKIRGYRNYKTTESLIQEFKAANEDEYNKLNNLSFNGQSIDIVISLNSATLGDKGEEGNTTIPYNPKSLDQVTDHETKKEFYRPKEILGNKINITLFQEGRNLTTLANEFGDAIFAVEQPATSFTESFNKVPYLNKQATKFSFDYERAILNKTAIPNSKNYKTY; via the coding sequence ATGGAAACTTTTGTATTAAAAAAAGGCAAAAGGTGTTCCTCCGCAGAAGTAGCCTACCACGGTCACGCCTTAAAAGACCACTTAGGAAATAGCCGAGTCTTTTTCTCTGATATGGATGGAGATGGAGTTGTGGAGGTAGCCCAGCATAGCAATACCAATGAGTTGTTACAACAAGAGCATTTTTACCCCTTTGGGATGGGGATTAAAGGGGAATGGAAGTTTATGCAGCCGCAAATTGGTGGCGCCAATAAATACCAGTATAATGGCATTGAAATGAACGATGATTTTGGACTGAATTGGAACATGGCTTTTTATCGTTCTTATGATGCGAGTATTGGCAGGTGGAATGGTGTTGATCCTCTATCAAACAAGTACTACAGTATGTCTCCCTATAATGGAATGGGGAATAATCCTATTATGAATACTGATCCCAAAGGTGACAGTATCATAAATTTTTATCAATCATATCAACAATACGCCTCTCTTAAAAAAGACTTAAAGAGCAATATAGCCAATGCAAAAACATCTCAAGAACGCAAGGCAGCTCGTAAAGAACTCAAAAATAACCAAGACAAAATTCGTGGGTATAGAAATTATAAAACAACAGAAAGTTTAATACAAGAGTTTAAAGCTGCAAATGAAGATGAATATAATAAGCTGAATAATTTGTCTTTTAATGGGCAGAGTATAGATATAGTTATTAGCCTAAATTCTGCCACGCTTGGAGATAAAGGGGAAGAAGGAAATACAACTATTCCATACAATCCCAAATCCCTAGATCAAGTAACAGATCACGAAACGAAAAAAGAATTTTACAGACCCAAAGAAATTTTAGGCAATAAAATTAATATCACCCTATTTCAAGAAGGGAGAAATTTAACAACTCTTGCAAATGAATTTGGTGATGCTATTTTTGCTGTTGAACAACCTGCTACAAGTTTTACGGAATCTTTCAATAAGGTTCCTTATTTAAATAAACAAGCAACCAAATTCTCATTTGATTATGAGAGAGCCATTCTAAACAAAACAGCAATCCCAAATTCCAAAAATTATAAAACATATTAA
- a CDS encoding RHS repeat-associated core domain-containing protein — protein sequence MTIKGEWKFAQPQVGGANKYQYNGKELNEDFGLNWNDYGVRWYDASIGRWNAVDPLAGDYMPWSGYNYVLGNPLKYIDPDGMRVEGDFYAVFQGKLRKVGTDDIDDGKQYHVKNLSARGL from the coding sequence ATGACTATCAAAGGAGAATGGAAGTTTGCACAGCCTCAGGTTGGTGGCGCCAATAAATACCAGTATAATGGTAAAGAACTGAACGAGGACTTTGGCTTGAATTGGAATGACTATGGAGTAAGGTGGTATGATGCGAGTATTGGGCGTTGGAATGCCGTCGATCCATTGGCAGGAGATTATATGCCTTGGTCTGGGTATAACTATGTACTTGGAAATCCTTTAAAATATATTGATCCTGATGGGATGCGGGTGGAGGGCGATTTTTATGCTGTATTTCAAGGTAAACTTAGAAAGGTAGGGACTGATGATATTGATGATGGAAAACAGTATCATGTGAAAAATTTAAGTGCCAGAGGGCTATAA
- a CDS encoding S9 family peptidase codes for MKKIYLIFCLSCIWGGLTAQENLSPKQLLELNRVSAVGLTDDKSAVIYRATQYDVAANAKSTTYYLQALEGGAKKKIHDYANLVTDKHISPDGKHKIVTKDVKIERVTGTDFYPELNHSNVQIYESLQYRHWDVWEDGAYSHVFIESIGEKTINSVDIMEGEPYDCPTMPFGGAEDYLWSPDGKKLLYVSKKLYGTAYTKSTNTDIYEYDLATKNTQNLTGYNNGYDMAPAFSSKGKLAWLQMKRDGYESDKNDIIVRFKNGGKEGDLNLTKDWDGTVNGFVWSNAGDKIYFNAPVGGTVHLFELAIPSSYEGKIAAPKQLTKGQFDVNGLVGHNGNTMVVYRRDMNHATELYTVDLSTGKMKQLTHENDAIYQTINQSKVVKRMVKTTDGKDMVTWVIYPPNFDETKKYPTLLYCQGGPQGALSQFYSFRWNFQLMAAQGYIVVAPNRRGMPGHGVEWNEQISGDYGGQNMKDYLAAIDDVAKEPYVDKDRLGCVGASYGGYSCFYLAGIHEKRFKSFIAHDGIFNWKSMYGTTEEMFFVNWDMGGNYWDKTNKIAQRSFNEFNPIEHVDKWDTPILVIQGGKDYRVPIGQGLEAFNAAQLRGIKSKLLYFPEENHWVLSVQNALIWQTEFFKWLEETLEVKK; via the coding sequence ATGAAAAAAATATACCTAATCTTTTGCTTATCCTGCATTTGGGGGGGGCTTACAGCACAAGAAAACCTAAGCCCAAAGCAGTTGCTAGAACTCAATAGAGTTTCGGCTGTTGGATTAACAGATGACAAATCTGCTGTAATTTATCGAGCAACTCAATACGATGTTGCTGCTAATGCTAAAAGTACAACGTACTACTTGCAAGCCTTGGAAGGGGGAGCTAAAAAAAAGATTCATGATTATGCAAATTTAGTAACCGATAAACACATCTCTCCCGATGGAAAACATAAAATAGTTACTAAGGATGTAAAGATAGAACGGGTAACGGGAACAGACTTTTATCCCGAACTAAACCATTCAAATGTACAGATTTATGAAAGCTTGCAGTATCGCCATTGGGATGTCTGGGAAGATGGTGCTTATAGCCATGTATTTATCGAAAGTATTGGAGAGAAGACAATTAATAGTGTGGATATTATGGAAGGGGAACCCTATGATTGCCCAACTATGCCTTTTGGAGGGGCTGAAGATTACCTTTGGAGTCCTGATGGTAAAAAGTTGCTATATGTCAGCAAAAAATTATATGGTACAGCCTATACTAAAAGCACCAATACCGATATTTATGAATATGATTTAGCCACTAAAAATACCCAAAATTTAACAGGGTACAACAATGGTTATGATATGGCACCAGCCTTTTCTTCCAAGGGGAAATTAGCTTGGTTGCAAATGAAACGAGATGGCTACGAATCGGATAAAAATGATATTATTGTCCGTTTTAAAAATGGAGGAAAAGAGGGCGATTTGAACTTAACCAAAGATTGGGACGGAACCGTTAATGGCTTTGTTTGGAGCAATGCAGGCGATAAAATCTATTTTAATGCTCCAGTTGGAGGGACGGTTCATTTATTTGAATTGGCGATTCCGAGCTCTTATGAGGGCAAAATAGCTGCTCCCAAGCAGCTTACCAAAGGACAATTTGACGTTAATGGTCTTGTTGGGCACAATGGAAATACAATGGTGGTTTATCGTCGAGATATGAACCATGCGACAGAGTTGTATACCGTTGACCTAAGTACAGGGAAAATGAAACAGTTGACCCATGAAAATGATGCTATTTATCAAACGATTAATCAGAGTAAGGTCGTCAAGAGAATGGTTAAAACAACAGATGGGAAAGACATGGTTACTTGGGTGATTTATCCACCTAATTTTGATGAAACTAAAAAATACCCGACTTTATTGTATTGCCAAGGAGGACCTCAAGGAGCTTTGAGCCAGTTTTATTCCTTCCGTTGGAATTTTCAACTCATGGCAGCACAAGGCTATATTGTAGTCGCTCCTAATCGTCGTGGAATGCCTGGGCATGGGGTAGAATGGAATGAGCAAATTAGTGGAGATTATGGCGGACAGAATATGAAGGATTATTTGGCGGCGATTGATGATGTTGCCAAAGAGCCATACGTTGATAAGGATCGTTTGGGTTGTGTAGGTGCTAGCTATGGGGGGTATTCTTGCTTTTATTTGGCTGGAATTCACGAAAAGCGATTCAAATCCTTTATTGCCCACGATGGGATTTTTAACTGGAAATCGATGTATGGAACTACCGAAGAAATGTTCTTTGTCAACTGGGACATGGGAGGCAATTATTGGGACAAAACTAATAAAATTGCTCAACGTAGTTTTAATGAATTTAACCCCATTGAACACGTAGATAAATGGGATACACCAATCTTGGTAATACAAGGAGGCAAAGATTATAGAGTGCCAATTGGGCAAGGTTTAGAGGCGTTTAATGCCGCTCAATTGCGTGGAATCAAAAGCAAGTTGCTGTATTTTCCAGAAGAAAACCACTGGGTACTTTCTGTACAAAATGCGCTGATTTGGCAAACCGAATTTTTCAAGTGGTTGGAAGAAACCTTGGAGGTGAAGAAATAG